Genomic DNA from Paenibacillus donghaensis:
TTGGATTTGGAGGGCATAATAGTAGTGTTATTTTCTCAAAGGTTTATTGAAGAAGTTGGGAGGATGAATAGGTTGCAGGACGAAAAAATAGTTGTCACAGGTGTCGCTGCAATTACTGCTTCGTACCCTAGTTTGGATGATCTTATAGATTTTTATTTAAATCGGATAGAGAAGAGATCGTTGAAAATAACGGAATCTATTAATATTGATAATTTGAATATTGATGTTGGCAAATATATAAACAAATTCAAAATAAAAAAAATGAGTAATGCCTCTGTGTTATCAGTTATTGCTGCAGGTCAAGCCATTCATGATGCTAATGTTGAAAAGGAAGTTTTGGAAAATAGCGGTGTTGTATTTAACTCGCTTTTTTCAACTTTTGATAAAGCTATGGAGTTTTACGATATGGCTTGTGAAACAAAGTGTGAGAAGGTTAATTCATCAAAGTTTGCAAATTCGACTAGTTGTGCTCCAACCGGTGAAATATCTGCCGAGTGGGGGATGAGAGGTTCAAGTATGATGCTTTCCGGAGATAAGGAATCGTCTTTCAGCGCTATTCGTCTTGGTTATAATAACTTGAGAGATTGTGAACAAACCCCCTTTTTTTTAGTTGGAGGTGTTGACGTTTATTTTAACAACAAAAGTTATTTCTATTCCAATGAATCCGGTACTGAAAAGGAGGAGGGGGTTGCTGCAATTTTATTAGAGAAAAGTACTAATGCATTTTTAAGAAGTGCAAAAGTATATGGTGAAATTCAGATTATAAATTCGAGCCATATTAAGGATAAGATAAATAATGATGACTATTCATATGTTATCAGTAATGATTTCACTCTTAATGGGAAACTGGATACTAATAAATTAATGATGCTGGAGGATTATGAAGGAGCGACGGCAAGTATAGCTGTAGTTATAGCTTGCAAAATCGTTGAATCAATTAAAGTGAAACGGACGGTAGTTCCAGATAAACCGCTACAAGTTCTAATTCATTTGAAAGAAGGAAATACATGTATTTTAATTAAAGAGGAGGTAAGGTAATGGAGAAAAGAGATGTTGTTAGCAAATTAAAACAAATTATTGTACGAACTCTTGATGTTGATGTGGAGGTGGAAAATATAAATGATGATTCTTTGTTATATGACGAACTGGGGATTGATTCGGTAGACTCATTGGATTTGATCGTCAATGTTGAAGAAGAATTCAAATTAGATCTATCAGAAGAAGGAAATGATTTTTTATATTCTATTGATACTTTTGCTGAAAAGATATTATCCGTTTTGAAACCGGAGTTGTAATGAATGATGGAGTTAAACAGGAAGGTAATTGAAACCTTTGATAATAAGCCCGGTCAGCATTGTATAAGCACGTCACTCAGGGATATTTTTCAATACAATGGTTTTAGTTTCTCAGAAGAAATGATATTCGGGTTGGATAGCGGTTTAGGTTATCATTTATGTGAAGACACCCATAAGTTGGGTTCGCTGTTTGTAGGAGGTAAAAGCAATCTCTTTGAAGGTAATATTTGTAATAACCTAGGGATTAAGCTAATACAAAATGAACCTCAGGATGATATGTCTGCTTGGTTAGAGGTAAAAGAATATATCGATAAGAATACCCCGGTTATGGTACTTGCAGATATGTATTATCTTGATTATTTTCAAAAGAAACAAAATCCCTTTGGTGGACATATGATTGTTATTATTGGGTACGATCTGGAAAAAGAAGAGGTTTATGTATCTGAAAGGTTGGATGATCAGCTTATTGAAAAAGATCGGAATGAACTACTATCTATTAGTTTTTCTAATCTACAATTAGCACGTTCTTCAGAAAAAGATTATATAAGCAGACCAAACAGAAGGTGGTTTGTTTTAGAGTTTCCCCCGGAATTAAACATCAAGTTAGGTATAAAGAAATCTATTAAACAAAATGTCGAACGTTTTTTAAATTCGGAAGAAAATGGTATTAAAAATCTACACTTATTTCCTTCGAAGCTTAGAATTTGTCTCGATAGAATTTTAGAGAGTAGTCTGTCGTATAAAGAGCTAATCTATGAAACTAAAAAGCAGTTACTCTTCATATATGCTTGTATAGAAAAGAATGGAACAGGTGGAGGACTATTCAGAAAAATGTACTCTGGGTTTCTAAGCGAAATTTATAAGAACTATTATACTGACCCACTCATATATAAAGCATATCATGATTTAGTTGTTGCAGCTGAAAAGTGGTCTGAATTAGCTAGTAATATATATAAAGATGTGATGAATTTAAATGTTAAAATTCCAAGGGATACGTTAGGAAGTAGAATTAACTCTATTTGTGAAAGTGTAAATTTTCACATACGGGATGTTGAGAACATTGAAAAGCAGGCTTTCCTCAGTTTAGCACAGTGGATAGGAGGAGATCAATGAAAACAAACCATTCACAATCAAGTATAATGGAGGTCCTTGGAAATTATAAAACTATTAAAAGCTCCCATTGTATTACTAAATCTTTAGCAGAAATCATGCTGAATTGTTCAAAGCTTATTCCAGAAAAACTATGTAATGATGCTATGATGTTTGGTTTGGATAGCGGTTTGGATTTCGTATATAGAGTTCTCGGAAAAGACAAGTATCCTCCGGTTTTTATAGGGGGGAGATTTTGCAATTGGATAGACAATTTTGCTGACACAACTTCAATTAGGATTAATAAAAAATCTACGAATAATAATGCTCATGCATGGCAATCATTGAAGAACTCTCTTGATTCAGGAATTCCTGTTATGTTAGAAGTCGACAAATACTGCCTTCAATATTGGAAACAGAAAGTGGGGTATGAGGATTATGGTGGACATCTTGTAGTGGCTGTCTCTTATGATGAGAATTATGTTTATATTTCTGATGAATGTGGTAAAGAGGAGAAATTTCAGAAGGTTCCTCTCGATGAGCTATCAGCAGCGAGAAATTCAACTTTATTCTGGAAGAAGCCTAATAATATATGGTATGAATTCGATTTCCCAAAAGAAATCCCTAGTATAGAAACTATGATTAAAACCAGCATAAAAAAGAATGTTGAAAGAATATTGAATCCTCCTAGAATAGAAGCACAAACTGGAATAAACGCAATGAGACAGTGTGCAAAGGATTTGTTATCATGGGTGGATTGGTTTGATTTCTCCATATACGTTCATAAAGATAAGATTGAAGTTCCGGCATTAGACTACGAATTATTCAAGATCATGAAAATTATTCATGGCGGGAATATAGGTGGGGGAGGGAATTTTCGCTTCCTTTATGCAAACTTTCTAAAACAATCCGCCGATATTATTCAATCTGATCGGGTTAGAGAAGCTTCGTATGATTTTTCTTTGTCAGGAGAAAAATGGATAAAAATACATGATATGATTAATAGAAATGAAGTTAGACCTCTCTGTTATGAGTATAAGCAAGAGCTGCTTGAGTCCATTAGTCAAGTGATCTTGGAGATTGCAGATATTGAAGAGGGTGCGCTTTGGAAGTTAAATGAAAAAATCTAATTAGGAGGCTTTGCGATGAAGGAAAGAATTATTGAAACAGTGGATGGTATACAGGATATTGGTAGTGTTCAAAAGTATAATTTAATGCAGAGAGAAACCAGAGATCGTGGAAACATAATGGAAAAGGTGGAGCGTTTAGTTAAAAATGGTCTTGTTAGTGGGCATGCATTAGAAATCGGTCCGGGTCCAGGGTATTTTGGATTAGAATGGTTAAAGGTAACCGATAACTCGACGCTAACCGGAATTGAAATTAGTCAGCCGATGATTGTAATGGCTGAAGAAAATGCTGCTGAGTATGGATTGCAAAACAGAGTTAAGTATGTGCATGGAGATGCTAAGCAAATGGAATTTGAAGATGAAACTTTTGATTTAGTTATTTCATGTTTCTCTTTGCATGAATGGGAATATCCAGAGGCTATTATTAAAGAAACAAGTAGAGTGTTGAAAAAAGGCGGCCATTTCTTTTCTCTGGATTGGAGAAGAGATGTTGATTTAAACGCTATTAGTTTTATACCTAACAGTGTAAAAGATGATAAAATGCGGGAAGGTTTATTTCGCTCTATAGATGCAAGTTATCATGTTGATGAAATCAAACAGTTCTTCTCGATTACAGATAATCAATTGAGATTAAAGGTGTATGCAGAATTAATTTATGGAATGTATGTAATTGCTCAAAAAGTATAATCTACCTGTCCAAAATATTAAGGAAGGGGATTTAATATCTATGAAATGGGATTTATTTATAGATAAGGGATGGATTTCTTTGACAGATGAGATTGAACAAACATGGGGCGATATCCTTAATAAACACACCTGCAACATGCAATGCCATATTGACGAAGTAATCAAAGACGTTTTGGGGAAGGTTACTGAAGATATAGCAGGGTTATGGTCAGATGTCAATCACCTCGCTTTTTATATTGGTGATTATTCAGAGAATAGTCAGGTTTATGAATTTGCTTCTTGTCTGAAGAAAAAGAAGGATAAAGGAGAAATTGTTGATTTTGATTATGGAGCCTCTCATTTAGCAGTTAAATATCACGGAACACAGGGTTGGTGGTTTTCAGTTAATGTTGATAGTAACATAAAGCTTGAGTTGTTTACTTTTTTAAGATTCGGTGATTGGGCTGAAATCAATCTAAATATGAAAAGCAAACATATTTCACATTTTGCAATCAATGTTTCTAGTAAAGCAAACTTAGATGAAATAATAAACAAATGTAAAGATCCGAATATTGAAATTATTAGTTATGTTATTGATGATGAAATAGGCCATACTTATGCGCACTTTAGAAACATAAATTCAAGTGAATTAATAGAGTTCGTATTTGAACAACAAAAGGGAGAAAATATGAATAAGGAGAGAAGTATGGAGATCCGTAAGAAAATTGGTGTTTTGGGTGTAGGGAGGATGGGAAGGTGTATTGTTCAAGCTTTACCCCGATGTGAAAAATTAATTTTAGTCGATAAAATTGTTACCCCGCAGTTACAAACTATAGCTGCAGAAAAAGCAGCTCTTCTTTCTAATGACATTAAGCAATTAGATGAAGTGAACATTCTGATTATAGCCATACCATACAGTGAATTTTCCTATATAAAAGAAGATTTGTTGATGATCTCAAATAATAAACAAGTCATAAATATTGCTACTTTGCTGAGAAGGCAAGAGCTAGAGTCGGTATTTCAATTTAATGAAATCTTGAATATCAAAATTATCGGTGAATCAACAGAGATCGAAAATGGAAATAAGGCATTATTAGTTGTTCAGGATATTAATTTAAGTGATGAGCAGAAATTCAATATTGAATGGCTGTTTAAAGATTTCGGTGACATTATATATTCTGAGAATGATTTTGTTTCAGAGATTAATAGTTTCGTAGCAGAACAAACAATTAAAATGATTCTTCATGTTGAAAAGAAACTTAGCTCTGAAGACATAGATCCCAAGATAGTGGAAAAGGCAGTCAAGAATGTAATGAAGGGAACATGTGCTACATATCCATGGGCGGCGGATGATGACTTTATCAACCAAATCAAAGCCAGACTACCGAAATGATTTGAACATTAATGAGGTTTTATAGATGAAGAAGGGTCACCTGTAGCGAGCTATATATGCTCATACAGGTGACTATTAATTTGTGGTATTATCAGTCAAATATTCTTTATTATCCTATGATATTTGTTTTTTTCTTTATAGGAAAACAAATTTCCGTTAATAAGTTGGCAGCTTCGTTGGCCTCTTCAGGGGAGATATGATAAATATTAAAAGGGGAGCCGTTCAGTTCATAATCATTATCTAATATCCATCGAGCGAGTGTTTCATTCACTTCACTAAGTTTGTTATAATTTCCTTCATAGATAAATGAAGCCACGGTTTGTTCCTTTTCTATTTTAATATTTGCTTCTTGCAGATTTTCATAATCCCCTGAAATGCATTTTTGGACTTCAATATCAATCCTTTGATTTTGAACATCCTCTTCGTAAAAAACTGTTATATTAAAATGCGGATAGCTTAGTCGTACATTCTGGCCATGAACGATCATGGATAGTCTTTTCCATAGCAGAGTTTCATCCTGATACTGCTTGATTTGTGCGCGTAAATAAATGACCCGTCGTTGTGGTATTTTCTTTGCCGTTACCGTATATTTTGATGACTCTTTCTGAGCGTTTAGGTGTTTAATCATGGAGTTTATCAACAATATTTTATCTTGCTTCTCATTTATTTCCTCCTGCAATTGTGCCGCTTGCATATTCAAGAACTTCATCAGATGAATATCCTCATCATATTCATATAAAATCTTTTTTATTAGATGCAGACTGAGTCCCATGGTTTTCAACATGTTTATTTTGTTAGCTACTGCTAGCTGGTGTTCATAATAATACCGATAGCCAGTACTTTCATCAATAAAGCCTGGAGGAAGTAAATCAATGTCAGCATAATGCCTAAGCATCTTAGTGCTTAACTGCGAAAGAATGGAAAAGTCACTAATTCTAAGCACCGAAATCCTCCCTAACATTGTCTAATTTCTGGTTTTCAATAAATGTAAAGCGAGCAGAAATGCCGAAACGCCCAAGATCAGAAATAGTAAGAAAGTACCTAATATAGAGTTCCAGTTAATAGAGTTCTGTAAAATAAGATCCCTTATACTATTTATAACATATGTGAAAGGATTTAACGATACCGGGATTTTGAAAGCGGCCGGGATATATTCATAAGACATCAATGAAGTACTCACAAAAAAGATGGGAAGGGTGAATGTGTTAACAATGGCTAAAAAGGAATTTTCCGTTTTGAAAATCATACTAAGAGCATAGGAGAGGCTTGCTACAAAAAAAACGCAAAAGAAAATTAAACAAATAATGAGTAGGCATCCGAGTATTCCGGTTGCTATTTTGACTGACAGGAAAAAAGAAAAAATAAGGAGTATAAAAACTTCAACAAAAGTTAAAATAGCTGCATCAAAAATATGTCCTAATACAATAGAGCTTCTTTTCACAGGAGAGATGAATATCCGATAAAAAATCCCTTCTGATTTCCAAGAGTAATTAGAAATTCCGCTCATACCGGATGATGTAAGTGTTACGAGAATCAGAATTCCAGGAAGCG
This window encodes:
- a CDS encoding ABC transporter permease, giving the protein MRTFSIVLRNVKWRFKNMETIIMTLIQPLIWLLLFTTMFQSETYVGDNYTAYTLPGILILVTLTSSGMSGISNYSWKSEGIFYRIFISPVKRSSIVLGHIFDAAILTFVEVFILLIFSFFLSVKIATGILGCLLIICLIFFCVFFVASLSYALSMIFKTENSFLAIVNTFTLPIFFVSTSLMSYEYIPAAFKIPVSLNPFTYVINSIRDLILQNSINWNSILGTFLLFLILGVSAFLLALHLLKTRN
- a CDS encoding BtrH N-terminal domain-containing protein, whose product is MKTNHSQSSIMEVLGNYKTIKSSHCITKSLAEIMLNCSKLIPEKLCNDAMMFGLDSGLDFVYRVLGKDKYPPVFIGGRFCNWIDNFADTTSIRINKKSTNNNAHAWQSLKNSLDSGIPVMLEVDKYCLQYWKQKVGYEDYGGHLVVAVSYDENYVYISDECGKEEKFQKVPLDELSAARNSTLFWKKPNNIWYEFDFPKEIPSIETMIKTSIKKNVERILNPPRIEAQTGINAMRQCAKDLLSWVDWFDFSIYVHKDKIEVPALDYELFKIMKIIHGGNIGGGGNFRFLYANFLKQSADIIQSDRVREASYDFSLSGEKWIKIHDMINRNEVRPLCYEYKQELLESISQVILEIADIEEGALWKLNEKI
- a CDS encoding MerR family transcriptional regulator, with product MLRISDFSILSQLSTKMLRHYADIDLLPPGFIDESTGYRYYYEHQLAVANKINMLKTMGLSLHLIKKILYEYDEDIHLMKFLNMQAAQLQEEINEKQDKILLINSMIKHLNAQKESSKYTVTAKKIPQRRVIYLRAQIKQYQDETLLWKRLSMIVHGQNVRLSYPHFNITVFYEEDVQNQRIDIEVQKCISGDYENLQEANIKIEKEQTVASFIYEGNYNKLSEVNETLARWILDNDYELNGSPFNIYHISPEEANEAANLLTEICFPIKKKTNIIG
- a CDS encoding class I SAM-dependent methyltransferase translates to MKERIIETVDGIQDIGSVQKYNLMQRETRDRGNIMEKVERLVKNGLVSGHALEIGPGPGYFGLEWLKVTDNSTLTGIEISQPMIVMAEENAAEYGLQNRVKYVHGDAKQMEFEDETFDLVISCFSLHEWEYPEAIIKETSRVLKKGGHFFSLDWRRDVDLNAISFIPNSVKDDKMREGLFRSIDASYHVDEIKQFFSITDNQLRLKVYAELIYGMYVIAQKV
- a CDS encoding beta-ketoacyl synthase N-terminal-like domain-containing protein; the encoded protein is MQDEKIVVTGVAAITASYPSLDDLIDFYLNRIEKRSLKITESINIDNLNIDVGKYINKFKIKKMSNASVLSVIAAGQAIHDANVEKEVLENSGVVFNSLFSTFDKAMEFYDMACETKCEKVNSSKFANSTSCAPTGEISAEWGMRGSSMMLSGDKESSFSAIRLGYNNLRDCEQTPFFLVGGVDVYFNNKSYFYSNESGTEKEEGVAAILLEKSTNAFLRSAKVYGEIQIINSSHIKDKINNDDYSYVISNDFTLNGKLDTNKLMMLEDYEGATASIAVVIACKIVESIKVKRTVVPDKPLQVLIHLKEGNTCILIKEEVR
- a CDS encoding acyl carrier protein; this translates as MEKRDVVSKLKQIIVRTLDVDVEVENINDDSLLYDELGIDSVDSLDLIVNVEEEFKLDLSEEGNDFLYSIDTFAEKILSVLKPEL
- a CDS encoding BtrH N-terminal domain-containing protein, which encodes MMELNRKVIETFDNKPGQHCISTSLRDIFQYNGFSFSEEMIFGLDSGLGYHLCEDTHKLGSLFVGGKSNLFEGNICNNLGIKLIQNEPQDDMSAWLEVKEYIDKNTPVMVLADMYYLDYFQKKQNPFGGHMIVIIGYDLEKEEVYVSERLDDQLIEKDRNELLSISFSNLQLARSSEKDYISRPNRRWFVLEFPPELNIKLGIKKSIKQNVERFLNSEENGIKNLHLFPSKLRICLDRILESSLSYKELIYETKKQLLFIYACIEKNGTGGGLFRKMYSGFLSEIYKNYYTDPLIYKAYHDLVVAAEKWSELASNIYKDVMNLNVKIPRDTLGSRINSICESVNFHIRDVENIEKQAFLSLAQWIGGDQ